The sequence GACTTACCACTTCCAGATGGTCCAATTATTGAAATAATTTCTCCCTTATTGATGGTAGTAGAAATATTTTTTAAAACTTTTAAATTTCCAAAATTTTTAGATAAATTTTCAACATTAATCACTTACTTTTAACCCCCTTTCAACTTTTCTCATAAATGCAGTGAAAATTGATGTTAAAATCAAATATATTATACCAACTGCAAGTAGAGGTTCAACTCCTCTATATGTCTGGCTAGTTATTATGTTAGCAGATCTCAATAAATCTATTCCACCTATAAATCCAATAATGGAAGTTTCTTTTAATAAAGTTATAAATTCACTAACTAAGGCAGGTAAAATATTTTTTACAGCTTGTGGAACAATGATTTTTCTCATTGCTTGTGAATAACTAAGCCCTAAAGCTCTTCCTGCCTCCATTTGTCCTTTATCAAGTCCTTCAATACCAGCTCTTATAATTTCTGCAACATAAGCTCCTGAATTAAGTCCAAAAGCAATTCCACCAATGATTAAAATAGGTGTTTCTCTCAATATACCCACAAATATTAAATTTGCAAGTATCATAAGTTGTACAACTACTGGTGTACCCCTTATTACATCTATATAGATATATGCAATTTTAGATAATGGATTAAAATTTTCTAGTACTTTTATCCTTTTAAAAGG is a genomic window of Fusobacterium nucleatum containing:
- a CDS encoding amino acid ABC transporter permease, with amino-acid sequence MEYLEILKDTFLTDDRYMYIVNGVIFSIGITLFSAILGIILGLLLAIMKLSHFYPFKRIKVLENFNPLSKIAYIYIDVIRGTPVVVQLMILANLIFVGILRETPILIIGGIAFGLNSGAYVAEIIRAGIEGLDKGQMEAGRALGLSYSQAMRKIIVPQAVKNILPALVSEFITLLKETSIIGFIGGIDLLRSANIITSQTYRGVEPLLAVGIIYLILTSIFTAFMRKVERGLKVSD